One Faecalispora anaeroviscerum genomic window carries:
- a CDS encoding GGDEF domain-containing protein — protein MSIRFLPHGQKEKQNSQNMEEIKKEYSKVDRDWLLLHYQISFASVVFAMLCECVMGVTLFHYDLISISVQRYIWKYIVLPGAANFACIALDTVVLRSKKISQQKKIYTVSLTYVAISFILYTVHSVFPAMCYIFSGAVMLTIIYACYRVTVITAFTAMLGFVISELFIKWDPDKIDVFSSRLQLGDFFTTLFVLLAFSAVCMVTIRFEKKRNQISIQNSVERYQLWESVRTDEVTGIFNRKALHNAFKEMEDSREEKIYALAIVDIDHFKQINDCWGHRVGDEVLVSFAEVLRENCGCSTPFRYGGDEFCLLFRDVSMTEAVNTCERIQAKLDELLFPGHPELKLTASFGLAPYSLHMDAVRLFLNADYALYEAKKTRDSIHVYEKGSDHSGRFFE, from the coding sequence GTGAGTATACGTTTTCTGCCGCACGGGCAGAAAGAGAAGCAGAATAGCCAGAATATGGAAGAGATTAAAAAAGAATATTCGAAGGTAGATCGTGACTGGCTTTTGCTGCACTATCAAATTTCTTTTGCAAGTGTGGTATTTGCGATGCTTTGCGAGTGTGTAATGGGTGTCACTTTGTTCCATTACGACCTGATCTCTATTTCTGTGCAAAGATATATTTGGAAGTACATAGTCTTGCCCGGTGCAGCGAATTTTGCCTGTATTGCCCTGGACACAGTGGTGCTAAGGTCAAAGAAAATCTCGCAGCAAAAGAAAATCTATACGGTGTCGCTTACGTATGTAGCGATTTCGTTTATTCTGTATACCGTGCACAGCGTTTTCCCAGCAATGTGTTACATTTTTTCGGGTGCTGTGATGCTGACCATTATTTATGCCTGCTACCGCGTAACGGTAATCACGGCCTTTACGGCAATGCTCGGCTTTGTGATCTCAGAATTATTCATCAAATGGGATCCGGATAAGATCGATGTCTTTTCCAGTCGCCTGCAGTTGGGGGATTTTTTCACCACGCTTTTCGTTCTGCTGGCCTTTTCCGCGGTTTGTATGGTAACGATTCGCTTTGAAAAGAAGCGAAACCAGATCAGTATTCAGAACTCGGTAGAACGCTACCAGCTTTGGGAGAGCGTGCGCACCGATGAGGTGACGGGGATTTTTAACCGCAAAGCGCTGCACAATGCCTTTAAGGAGATGGAAGACAGCAGAGAGGAAAAAATCTATGCCCTGGCCATAGTTGACATCGATCATTTTAAACAGATCAACGACTGCTGGGGGCACCGTGTCGGCGACGAAGTTTTGGTCAGCTTTGCGGAGGTGCTCAGAGAAAACTGCGGGTGCTCCACGCCGTTTCGCTATGGCGGGGATGAATTTTGCCTGCTGTTCCGAGATGTCAGCATGACGGAGGCGGTAAACACCTGCGAAAGAATACAGGCAAAGCTTGACGAACTGCTGTTTCCGGGCCACCCGGAACTAAAACTGACCGCAAGCTTTGGCCTGGCACCCTATTCTCTCCACATGGATGCGGTTCGGCTGTTCCTCAATGCGGATTATGCGTTGTATGAAGCGAAAAAAACGCGTGACTCCATTCATGTGTACGAAAAAGGCAGCGACCATTCCGGCCGGTTTTTTGAATAA
- a CDS encoding YdcF family protein, which yields MENSLFFLIPMLLAAALGTAWFVWQYRKEKRSLWLGVSFLGALLPILGLCAVILLMLEKLPFAWGILIVGSILLLAAVLLFPFALITTLLISGIQLIRREGFSLSHMLSLGFGVSYIAYLVVWPMLRDIRKDDFWGFLYAYLSFGSFFTLSIFALYTISSFLNLLRNHRKTYQYIIVLGCGLQNGTEVTPLLAGRMKKGIEAYRQNSGSRLVCSGGKGSDEALSEGEAMKRYAIELGIPEEDILVEEQSVNTKENLQFSYQLIQQEARGGTGNLLVVTNGYHVFRALLLAKHLGIPCDGRGSRTKLYFSLNAFIREWIAYLVLWRKKYVTVLGISFFALGAGYLLSWYLRQL from the coding sequence ATGGAAAACAGTCTGTTCTTTTTAATCCCAATGTTGCTGGCTGCCGCCTTGGGAACGGCATGGTTTGTGTGGCAATACCGCAAAGAAAAGAGAAGCCTTTGGCTGGGGGTTTCCTTTCTGGGGGCGCTGCTGCCGATACTGGGCCTGTGCGCCGTTATTTTACTAATGCTGGAAAAACTGCCCTTTGCCTGGGGAATCCTCATAGTGGGTTCAATTCTGCTTTTGGCGGCTGTTTTGTTATTTCCGTTTGCACTCATTACCACCCTGTTGATTTCTGGAATCCAGCTGATTCGTAGGGAGGGCTTTTCCCTTTCTCATATGCTTTCGCTAGGGTTCGGGGTGAGCTATATTGCGTATTTGGTGGTTTGGCCCATGCTGAGAGACATTCGAAAGGATGATTTCTGGGGCTTTCTGTATGCGTATCTTTCCTTTGGGTCCTTTTTTACTCTGTCAATTTTTGCACTGTATACGATTAGCAGCTTTTTGAATTTGCTCAGGAATCATCGAAAAACATATCAATATATCATTGTGCTGGGCTGCGGGCTTCAGAACGGTACGGAGGTAACGCCGCTGCTGGCAGGGCGAATGAAAAAGGGAATCGAAGCGTACCGCCAGAATTCTGGCAGCCGGCTGGTGTGTTCCGGAGGAAAGGGAAGCGATGAAGCTCTCTCGGAGGGGGAGGCGATGAAGCGCTATGCCATAGAGCTCGGCATTCCGGAAGAGGATATTCTGGTGGAAGAGCAGTCTGTAAACACAAAAGAGAATCTGCAATTTTCTTATCAGCTGATTCAGCAGGAAGCACGTGGAGGTACGGGCAACCTGCTGGTTGTTACAAATGGCTACCATGTGTTTCGCGCGTTGCTTTTGGCCAAGCATCTGGGAATCCCCTGTGACGGGCGCGGCTCACGTACCAAGCTGTATTTTTCCTTGAATGCCTTCATTCGTGAATGGATCGCCTATCTGGTGCTATGGCGCAAAAAATATGTCACCGTTTTGGGGATTTCCTTTTTTGCGCTTGGCGCGGGCTATTTGCTGAGCTGGTATCTGCGGCAGCTGTGA
- a CDS encoding ABC transporter ATP-binding protein encodes MNNQSAAAKSSQKPAGRPQMPRFAPGTIKRLLSYMSQYRLRLIFVAVCILLSAAASAASALFLQTLIDRYILPLLGQANPEFSGLFRAILMMGCIYLIGICSTLFYNWMMVIVEQGTLKKIRDSMFTHMQSLPIRYFDTHPYGDVMSRYTNDTDTLRQAISQSLPQMLSSIVSVAAAFFSMLYLSVGLTAFVSVFAVVLLKVIKTLVGRSGSFFVKQQQALGGVNGYIEEMINGQKVIKVFCHEDKTKEEFDQKNDELCYCATEANKYGNITMPVVGNMGYMLYVLLAILGGAAGIAGLPNLSLTGINALTIGTIVSFLTLSRSFINPIGQISMQFNMVIMALAGASRIFELMDEESEQDDGSVTLVNACVTDGEVAECSERTDIWAWKYPHSDGSVTYTQLQGDIRFHDVDFEYEEGKPVLHNITLYAEPGQKVAFVGATGAGKTTITNLINRFYDIADGKIRYDGININKIKKADLRRSLGIVLQDVNLFTGTVMENIRYGKLDATDEECIAAAKLANANGFIRMLPKGYQTVLENDGSGLSQGQRQLISIARAAVADPPVMILDEATSSIDTRTEAIVQKGMDALMKGRTVFVIAHRLSTVQNADVIMVLEHGRIIERGSHDQLIAEKGKYYQLYTGAFELE; translated from the coding sequence ATGAATAACCAATCCGCTGCTGCGAAAAGCAGCCAAAAACCGGCCGGGCGTCCGCAAATGCCGCGCTTTGCTCCCGGCACGATTAAAAGGCTGCTCTCTTATATGTCACAGTACCGGCTGCGTCTGATTTTCGTCGCCGTCTGCATTCTGCTCAGCGCCGCTGCGAGCGCGGCCTCCGCACTGTTTTTGCAGACCTTGATTGACCGTTACATTCTTCCGCTGCTGGGACAGGCCAACCCGGAGTTTTCCGGACTGTTCCGCGCTATTCTCATGATGGGCTGCATTTATCTGATTGGTATTTGTTCCACCCTCTTTTATAACTGGATGATGGTTATCGTGGAGCAGGGTACTCTGAAGAAAATCCGTGACAGTATGTTTACCCATATGCAGAGCCTGCCGATCCGTTATTTCGACACCCACCCCTACGGCGATGTAATGAGCCGCTACACAAATGACACCGACACCCTGCGCCAGGCAATCTCGCAGAGCCTGCCGCAGATGCTTTCTTCCATTGTTTCCGTCGCAGCGGCGTTTTTCTCCATGCTGTACCTCAGCGTGGGCCTTACCGCCTTTGTCTCTGTTTTCGCCGTTGTTTTGCTCAAGGTGATCAAAACTCTGGTCGGGCGCAGCGGCAGCTTTTTCGTCAAGCAGCAGCAGGCGTTGGGCGGTGTAAACGGCTATATTGAAGAAATGATCAACGGGCAGAAGGTCATCAAGGTATTCTGCCACGAAGATAAAACAAAGGAAGAGTTCGACCAAAAAAACGATGAGCTGTGCTACTGCGCGACCGAAGCGAACAAATACGGCAATATCACCATGCCTGTTGTTGGCAACATGGGCTACATGCTCTATGTGCTTCTCGCAATCCTCGGCGGCGCGGCGGGAATTGCCGGACTGCCAAACCTGAGTCTGACTGGAATTAATGCGCTGACGATCGGCACTATCGTTTCGTTCCTGACTCTTTCTCGCAGCTTCATCAACCCCATTGGCCAAATCTCGATGCAGTTCAATATGGTGATCATGGCGCTGGCTGGCGCATCGCGCATTTTTGAGCTGATGGATGAGGAAAGCGAGCAGGATGACGGGAGCGTCACGCTCGTAAACGCCTGTGTAACCGATGGAGAGGTAGCCGAATGCAGCGAGCGCACAGACATCTGGGCCTGGAAGTACCCGCACAGCGATGGCAGCGTTACCTATACGCAGTTGCAAGGCGACATCCGCTTTCACGATGTGGATTTTGAATATGAAGAAGGCAAACCCGTTTTGCACAACATCACGCTGTACGCAGAGCCGGGCCAGAAAGTGGCGTTCGTCGGCGCAACCGGCGCCGGAAAAACTACGATTACCAACCTCATTAACCGTTTTTACGACATTGCCGACGGAAAAATTCGGTATGACGGCATTAATATCAATAAAATTAAAAAAGCAGATTTGCGCCGTTCGCTCGGCATTGTTCTGCAGGATGTCAATCTGTTCACCGGCACCGTGATGGAAAACATCCGCTACGGCAAGCTGGACGCGACGGACGAGGAGTGCATTGCGGCAGCCAAGCTCGCAAATGCGAATGGATTTATCCGAATGCTGCCGAAGGGCTACCAGACTGTGCTGGAAAACGATGGCAGCGGCCTTTCGCAGGGGCAGCGGCAGCTCATTTCGATTGCGCGTGCCGCGGTGGCGGATCCGCCCGTTATGATCCTCGATGAAGCAACCTCTTCCATCGATACCAGAACCGAGGCCATTGTTCAGAAGGGCATGGATGCGCTGATGAAGGGCCGCACGGTATTCGTGATTGCCCACCGTCTTTCCACCGTTCAGAACGCCGACGTCATCATGGTGCTTGAGCATGGCAGAATTATTGAGCGCGGCAGTCATGACCAACTGATTGCGGAGAAGGGCAAATATTATCAGCTTTACACCGGCGCGTTCGAGCTGGAATAA
- a CDS encoding ABC transporter ATP-binding protein has product MIKKLLSSVREYKRETILTPIYVTLESILEIVIPTIMAFLIDNGINQKNMSYVLMMGLVLVLAAALSLFTGILSGRSAAVASAGFAKNLRHDMFYNVQNFSFSNIDKFSTASIITRLTTDVTNVQNAYQMLLRLAVRSPVMIIFALAFSFRIDAQLSLIFLATIPVLGLGLFLIMSRVHPIFVRVFRTYDKLNNIVQENLHGIRVVKSYIREDFEEKKFSDVSQEIFDDFTKAEKRLSFTMPLMQFCLYASMLLLSWFGAREIIASGNSAAIGLSTGELASLITYSMQILMSLMMLSMVFVMIIISRASADRIVEVLTEESDLKNSENPVRTVQNGSITFENVTFSYARQTDKPVLDNITFSIESGQTIGIIGGTGSSKSSLVQLIPRLYDPMSGVVTVGGVDVKDYDLETLRNEVAMVLQKNVLFSGTIKENLRWGKESATDEEIIHACQLAQADSFIREFPEGYDTYIEQGGSNVSGGQRQRLCIARALLGQPKILILDDSTSAVDTKTDSLIRQAFRESIPNTTKMIIAQRVSSVQDADNIIVLDDGRINAVGTHEQLLETCAIYREVYESQNKGGILHE; this is encoded by the coding sequence ATGATCAAAAAACTTCTGTCCAGCGTACGGGAATATAAAAGGGAAACCATTCTCACACCAATATACGTTACTCTGGAATCTATCCTTGAAATTGTGATTCCTACCATCATGGCATTTCTAATTGATAATGGAATCAACCAAAAAAACATGTCTTATGTGCTCATGATGGGCCTTGTTCTTGTTCTGGCCGCGGCACTTTCCCTGTTTACCGGCATTTTGTCCGGGCGCAGCGCTGCCGTTGCTTCCGCAGGCTTTGCTAAAAACCTGCGCCACGATATGTTTTACAATGTACAGAACTTTTCGTTCTCCAATATCGATAAATTTTCAACCGCAAGCATCATCACCCGTCTGACCACCGACGTAACCAACGTGCAAAACGCATACCAAATGTTACTGCGCCTGGCTGTACGCTCGCCCGTAATGATTATCTTTGCGCTTGCTTTTTCCTTCCGGATCGACGCGCAGCTGTCGCTGATCTTCCTTGCGACCATCCCGGTGCTCGGCCTGGGCCTGTTCCTGATCATGTCACGCGTTCACCCGATTTTCGTGCGCGTGTTTCGCACCTACGACAAGCTGAATAACATCGTGCAGGAAAATCTGCACGGCATCCGCGTGGTGAAATCCTATATCCGCGAGGATTTTGAAGAGAAAAAGTTTTCGGATGTTTCTCAGGAAATTTTTGACGACTTTACAAAGGCGGAAAAGCGCCTTTCCTTTACCATGCCGCTCATGCAGTTCTGTCTCTACGCCAGTATGCTGCTTCTCTCATGGTTTGGGGCGAGAGAGATTATTGCCAGCGGAAACAGCGCGGCGATCGGTCTTTCTACCGGCGAGCTTGCCAGCCTGATTACCTACTCCATGCAAATTTTGATGAGCCTGATGATGCTTTCCATGGTATTTGTCATGATCATCATTTCGCGTGCATCAGCCGACCGCATTGTAGAGGTGCTAACGGAGGAAAGCGACCTGAAAAATTCCGAAAATCCAGTCCGCACCGTGCAGAACGGTTCCATTACCTTTGAGAATGTCACCTTCTCTTACGCACGGCAGACCGATAAGCCGGTGCTCGACAACATCACGTTTTCCATCGAATCAGGTCAGACCATCGGCATCATTGGCGGAACGGGTTCCTCCAAATCGAGCCTGGTTCAGCTGATTCCGCGCCTGTACGACCCCATGAGCGGCGTTGTCACCGTCGGCGGAGTCGACGTAAAAGACTACGACCTGGAAACGCTGCGCAACGAGGTGGCAATGGTGCTGCAAAAGAACGTACTGTTTTCCGGCACGATCAAAGAGAACCTGCGTTGGGGCAAAGAGAGCGCCACGGACGAAGAAATCATCCACGCCTGTCAGCTTGCACAGGCCGACAGCTTTATCCGTGAATTCCCCGAAGGCTATGACACCTATATCGAGCAGGGAGGCTCCAACGTTTCCGGTGGCCAGCGCCAGCGCCTGTGTATTGCGCGCGCATTGCTGGGGCAGCCGAAAATTCTGATTCTGGATGACTCCACCAGCGCTGTTGACACCAAAACCGACAGCCTGATCCGTCAGGCCTTCCGGGAAAGTATTCCGAACACGACCAAAATGATTATCGCGCAGCGCGTTTCCTCCGTGCAGGACGCGGATAATATCATTGTGCTGGACGACGGCCGCATCAACGCAGTCGGCACGCATGAACAGCTGCTCGAAACCTGCGCGATTTACCGAGAAGTTTATGAATCTCAGAACAAAGGGGGGATTCTGCATGAATAA
- a CDS encoding MarR family winged helix-turn-helix transcriptional regulator, with protein MNKMRVGRELRSLNNMIRRYFEFSSHRKEIETVTGNNGWIISFVADRTDRDVYQKDIEVYFTITRSTASRVLSRMEQKGLIQRLAVAQDARLKKIVLTQKALEIRGLMLEDAKKMEATLIQGFTEEEIKTLLSYLERMKTNIANLQEEQNNP; from the coding sequence ATGAATAAAATGAGGGTCGGCCGGGAGCTTCGCTCTCTGAATAATATGATCCGGCGTTACTTCGAATTTTCTTCTCACCGAAAGGAGATCGAAACCGTTACCGGCAATAACGGATGGATCATCAGCTTTGTTGCCGACCGAACCGATCGCGACGTCTACCAGAAGGACATTGAAGTCTATTTCACCATCACACGCTCCACTGCTTCACGGGTGCTAAGCCGGATGGAGCAAAAGGGCCTGATTCAGCGCCTGGCCGTTGCACAGGACGCGCGCCTGAAAAAGATCGTGCTTACCCAAAAAGCGCTGGAAATTCGGGGGCTTATGCTGGAAGATGCCAAAAAAATGGAGGCAACTCTCATTCAAGGCTTTACGGAGGAGGAAATCAAAACGCTGCTGTCTTATCTGGAACGAATGAAAACCAACATAGCCAATTTGCAGGAGGAGCAAAATAATCCATGA
- a CDS encoding macrolide family glycosyltransferase: MNILFVNLPFSGHVYPTLGLVRELICRGNEVTYLLTEQWKEAVLQTGAQFACYQDDKKLSIQMQNAYHAGVKLAHNFDLILYEQFFFLGKHLAEQFHKPVIRIFTSPASNKELMKAYINAGGMMGIFRLKWICQQWTKQVSKGITLKTDCWLEEIVQNPPELNLVYTIREFQPYADSFSDEHYKFLGASIYPRDKNPDLLLEQIKHPLIYISLGTVVNRAKGFYQKCFDAFRSENVTVVLSIGNSIDKNSLREIPENFLIYPFVPQLEVLEKCNVFITHGGLNSVTEALYFGVPMVVIPFMSDQPINANRIEELELGKRLERKRITSTVLKNTTMDVIQNKRILQNVRSMQSKMRCANGNKYGAEIIIDYGKRYC, encoded by the coding sequence ATGAATATTCTCTTTGTAAATTTACCCTTTTCGGGACACGTATACCCTACGCTAGGATTAGTAAGGGAACTTATATGTAGAGGAAATGAAGTCACTTATCTATTAACAGAGCAATGGAAGGAAGCTGTTTTGCAAACAGGTGCTCAGTTTGCCTGTTACCAAGATGATAAAAAACTCTCTATCCAAATGCAAAATGCTTATCATGCGGGAGTTAAGCTTGCGCACAATTTTGACTTAATTTTATATGAACAGTTTTTCTTTCTGGGAAAACACCTTGCAGAACAATTTCATAAACCTGTCATCAGAATATTCACTTCGCCAGCCTCTAACAAAGAACTGATGAAAGCGTATATCAACGCAGGCGGTATGATGGGCATTTTTCGTTTAAAGTGGATTTGCCAACAATGGACAAAACAAGTTAGCAAAGGAATCACATTGAAAACAGATTGCTGGCTGGAGGAGATTGTTCAAAATCCGCCAGAACTTAATTTGGTGTATACTATTCGTGAGTTTCAACCTTATGCAGATAGTTTTTCTGATGAGCATTACAAGTTTCTGGGTGCCTCCATCTATCCGCGTGATAAAAACCCAGACCTTCTCTTGGAGCAAATAAAACATCCTCTTATCTACATATCCTTGGGAACTGTTGTGAACCGAGCAAAAGGATTTTATCAAAAGTGTTTTGATGCATTCAGAAGCGAAAATGTTACTGTTGTTTTGTCTATTGGTAATTCGATCGATAAGAACAGTCTGCGTGAAATACCCGAGAATTTTTTAATTTACCCATTTGTACCCCAACTTGAAGTTCTGGAAAAATGCAATGTGTTTATTACTCATGGCGGATTAAATAGCGTAACAGAGGCGTTGTATTTTGGTGTACCTATGGTAGTCATACCATTCATGTCTGATCAGCCTATAAACGCAAATCGAATCGAAGAATTAGAACTTGGAAAGAGATTAGAGCGTAAACGCATTACAAGTACAGTCCTTAAAAATACAACAATGGATGTTATTCAAAATAAACGCATACTTCAGAATGTTCGATCAATGCAGAGTAAAATGCGTTGCGCAAACGGGAATAAATATGGTGCGGAAATTATTATAGACTATGGAAAAAGATATTGTTAA
- a CDS encoding TetR/AcrR family transcriptional regulator → MARKPVLEGGKRDEILDVAIQLFLENGYEGTSVRMILNHVGGEIGMFYHYFGSKQELFDKALEHFMKQQEITISHMLTTSQNGTSHSKRINQLMDCYVHSMEKFQKLSGGAVHWSILYALHDLTVEAMLPAVKLSISSLYKDLGIAVELSDVEWLAPYVLKGVSGLLHDKQFSMLPQKQQQTIIINLICRTLKISTSIFES, encoded by the coding sequence ATGGCTCGAAAGCCTGTGCTGGAAGGTGGAAAGCGAGACGAAATACTTGATGTAGCAATTCAATTATTCCTAGAAAATGGATACGAGGGAACTTCTGTCCGTATGATATTGAATCATGTCGGTGGAGAAATTGGTATGTTTTATCATTATTTCGGCTCAAAACAAGAACTATTTGATAAAGCCTTGGAGCATTTTATGAAGCAACAAGAAATAACAATTTCACACATGCTGACCACCTCTCAAAATGGAACATCCCATTCTAAACGCATCAATCAACTCATGGATTGTTATGTTCACAGTATGGAGAAATTTCAAAAATTGTCAGGCGGCGCTGTGCATTGGTCCATTTTGTATGCTTTACATGATTTAACGGTAGAAGCTATGCTCCCAGCGGTAAAATTATCAATCTCTTCGCTCTATAAAGACTTAGGAATAGCAGTTGAGCTTTCCGATGTTGAATGGCTTGCTCCATATGTGCTAAAAGGCGTCAGCGGTTTGTTACATGATAAGCAGTTTTCTATGCTGCCGCAAAAACAGCAACAAACGATCATCATTAACCTGATATGCAGAACTTTAAAAATATCTACGTCCATTTTTGAATCTTAA
- a CDS encoding pyridoxamine 5'-phosphate oxidase family protein: MQEVYEFLKQCNTYYLATTEGSQPRVRPFGTVDIFEGKFYIQTGKVKKVYRQLKENPKIEISGMTGGKWIRLEATAVEDDRIEARQHMLDEYPSLKNMYKADDGNTVVFYLENATATICSFTEEPKVIRF; encoded by the coding sequence ATGCAGGAAGTATACGAATTCTTAAAACAGTGCAATACCTATTACCTGGCCACAACAGAAGGCAGCCAGCCGCGCGTACGGCCTTTCGGTACAGTAGACATTTTTGAAGGCAAGTTTTATATTCAGACCGGGAAAGTCAAAAAGGTGTACCGTCAGCTAAAAGAGAACCCCAAAATTGAAATCAGCGGTATGACGGGCGGAAAATGGATTCGTTTAGAAGCAACCGCAGTGGAGGACGACCGCATAGAAGCAAGGCAGCATATGCTCGACGAATACCCCTCGCTGAAAAACATGTACAAGGCAGATGACGGCAACACCGTTGTTTTCTACCTGGAAAACGCCACCGCTACTATTTGCTCTTTTACTGAAGAGCCCAAAGTGATTCGCTTTTAA
- a CDS encoding winged helix-turn-helix transcriptional regulator, which produces MEEDLFGICPYVTAQKLLTGKWMLLILYHLSRKTMRFNELQRALPRLTQSTLTKQLHMMLENGLIERTVYHQIPPKVEYSLSELGRHFEPVLEAVGVWGQEYIAYLKTQEIQ; this is translated from the coding sequence ATGGAAGAGGACCTGTTCGGAATTTGTCCCTACGTGACGGCGCAAAAGCTGCTGACAGGGAAATGGATGCTTTTGATCTTATATCATTTGAGTAGGAAAACAATGCGCTTTAATGAGCTGCAGCGGGCGCTACCGCGCCTGACGCAGTCTACGCTGACAAAGCAGTTGCATATGATGTTGGAAAACGGCCTGATTGAACGCACGGTGTATCACCAGATTCCACCGAAGGTGGAGTATTCCCTCAGCGAGCTGGGCCGACATTTCGAACCGGTTTTGGAGGCGGTGGGCGTTTGGGGCCAGGAATATATCGCCTATCTGAAAACACAGGAAATTCAGTAA
- the trpE gene encoding anthranilate synthase component I, with product MAHPAFSEAKRLAQTGDFKIIPISCELYADRITPIEALRKLKNVSSHCYLLESAESSRIWGRYSFLGFDPALELTCTDGEFTLRAGSSITVETKHPKEIIRQVLADNRSPRLENLPPFTGGLVGYFSYDYIKYAEPSLVLDADDEEKFQDVDLMLFDKVIAFDHFRQKIILIVNARCNDLETEYRRAEMELKKLRELLLNGAPKAEKPGRMTSPVRALFDESAYCAMVERAKEYIREGDIFQVVLSNRLDADFEGSLLDTYRVLRTTNPSPYLFYFSSDDIEIAGASPETLVRLQNGVLHTFPLAGTRPRGETDEEDKRLEQELLADEKECAEHNMLVDLGRNDIGRISEFGSVRVEKYMEIERFSHVMHIGSTVRGTLREDCDAADAIDSILPAGTLSGAPKIRACEIINELENNKRGIYGGAIGYIDFTGNLDTCIAIRLAYKKKGKVFVRSGAGIVADSVPEREYQECIQKARAVVSALETAQGGLEDDSVD from the coding sequence ATGGCACATCCCGCGTTTTCGGAGGCAAAACGACTGGCGCAGACGGGCGATTTTAAAATCATCCCGATCAGCTGCGAACTGTATGCCGACCGCATCACTCCCATTGAGGCTCTGCGAAAGTTGAAAAATGTCAGCAGCCACTGCTATCTGCTCGAATCGGCGGAGAGCAGCCGCATCTGGGGCAGGTACTCCTTCCTTGGGTTTGACCCCGCGCTCGAGCTAACCTGTACAGACGGCGAGTTCACCCTGCGGGCCGGTTCCTCCATTACAGTGGAAACCAAGCACCCGAAAGAGATCATTCGGCAGGTGCTTGCGGATAACCGCAGCCCGCGCCTGGAAAACCTGCCGCCATTTACCGGCGGACTTGTCGGGTATTTTTCCTACGATTACATCAAATACGCCGAACCGTCTCTCGTGCTGGACGCAGACGACGAAGAGAAATTTCAGGATGTGGACCTGATGCTGTTTGATAAGGTGATCGCGTTTGATCACTTCCGGCAGAAGATTATTTTAATCGTGAACGCGCGGTGTAATGATCTGGAAACGGAGTACCGCCGGGCAGAGATGGAACTGAAAAAACTTCGCGAGCTGCTCCTGAATGGTGCGCCGAAGGCGGAGAAGCCGGGGCGCATGACTTCTCCGGTGCGCGCGCTGTTCGATGAGTCCGCCTACTGCGCCATGGTCGAGCGGGCGAAGGAGTACATCCGCGAGGGCGATATTTTTCAGGTGGTGCTCTCGAACCGGCTCGACGCGGATTTTGAGGGAAGTCTGCTCGATACTTACCGCGTTTTGCGCACAACAAACCCTTCGCCGTATCTATTCTATTTTTCAAGTGACGACATCGAGATCGCCGGTGCTTCTCCCGAAACGCTGGTTCGCCTGCAAAACGGTGTTCTGCACACGTTCCCGCTGGCCGGTACCCGCCCACGTGGTGAAACAGACGAGGAAGATAAACGGCTCGAGCAGGAGCTTCTCGCGGATGAAAAGGAATGTGCCGAGCACAACATGCTGGTCGATTTAGGGCGAAACGACATTGGCAGAATTAGTGAGTTCGGCAGCGTGCGAGTGGAAAAATACATGGAGATCGAGCGTTTTTCCCACGTGATGCACATTGGATCCACGGTGCGCGGAACCCTTCGAGAGGATTGTGACGCGGCGGACGCGATTGACTCAATTTTGCCGGCGGGCACACTTTCGGGAGCGCCGAAAATCCGCGCCTGCGAAATCATTAACGAGCTTGAAAATAACAAACGCGGCATTTACGGCGGGGCGATCGGCTACATCGATTTCACCGGGAACCTCGATACCTGCATCGCAATCCGCCTTGCCTACAAAAAGAAAGGCAAGGTGTTCGTTCGCTCCGGGGCCGGGATTGTAGCCGACAGCGTGCCGGAACGCGAATACCAGGAATGTATTCAGAAAGCTAGGGCGGTTGTCAGTGCGTTGGAAACCGCACAGGGAGGGTTGGAAGATGATTCTGTTGATTGA